TCAGGTGCGGCTGGTTGTCGTCCGGACCGCCGTTGAAGATGTCGAGGCACATGCCGGGACCTCTGAACTGCGTCGTGAGGCGGTACCATCCATTCTGGTTCGACAAGGCCCAGAACTGGCCGCTGTAGTTGGCGCAGGACGTCAGATGCACCTGATTGTCGCGCGGACCGCCGTTGAACACGTCGAGGCACATTCCTTTGCCCCGGAACATCGTGGTCAGCTTGAAATAGCCATTCCCCGCGGGCGTGAGACGCCAGTACTGGCCCGAATAGTCGGCCGCTTGCGCGAGATGGGTCATGTCGTTCTTGTCGCCGCCGTTGAAGACGTCGAGATTCATCGACGGCCCGCGGAACTGGGTCCAGAGCCGGTGATAGACCTGCGGATCCTGCGCCTGGGCCGGCACGATGTATAGACTGAAGATGAAGGCAGCCGATCCAGCAATGCGCGCAAACATGCCAACAGACCTATGACAAAAGAAATTTTCGGATCGACTATATTCAAATCTTGCCTAGCACCGTGGTTCCATCCGG
The nucleotide sequence above comes from Aquibium microcysteis. Encoded proteins:
- a CDS encoding RICIN domain-containing protein; this translates as MFARIAGSAAFIFSLYIVPAQAQDPQVYHRLWTQFRGPSMNLDVFNGGDKNDMTHLAQAADYSGQYWRLTPAGNGYFKLTTMFRGKGMCLDVFNGGPRDNQVHLTSCANYSGQFWALSNQNGWYRLTTQFRGPGMCLDIFNGGPDDNQPHLTPCANYSGQFWQISPTDKRIN